aagtggacttttatacatactggatttcaatcaatgtgttacaagactcaaatcatggaattgggtgattctttcatacatgctatttttcacatgcttaatagacacagagaatgaatttgagttgttctttcatacatatgacaggcctatgtatagcaacaatttcccatgcttaactcaatttggccgaagtatggacttaggtggcttttgtattcatatattcaattcctagattgcgagtattagtagaagctatatatatatatatataggcctgcaATTATTATAGGCACTGCTTAAAGGCAGGTCCTCGTCCTaagagcatgtgaaaattactgcgggcccgccgatatgcagggcccgtcacattttgccaccgaagttagtattaagacggactccataccgacttcatcgatcAAGTTATGCATGCTTtagcagtggacttcggttgtatatataaatgcgcatatataaatgcgcacgtgaccagatggccagtgccatgttcgtgttacccatactgcagttaatgtccgttttcctatacacaatacacagtgctctttcccattgacgcgtgacctctacaaatagccctacgtaaaaagtatggggatatgactgttaacgtcgctgtgtgaaaaataaccggccaatattaaaagtactcttctaaagttctagaaaatatagttttttaacatgtcctaaatttttagctaatttagatgtttggaaatattcgtactttggtgttttagttaatgttataggtaatagtacattgcctagttaacgtcgctgtgtgaaaattaaccggccaatattaaaagtactcttctaaaattctagacaatatagttttgtaacatgtcctaaatttttagctaatttaagtgtttggagagggtcgtacttttgtgttttaggaaggatatgtaaacgacagataacaccaaaaatatgaagaaattatttccaaaccgtgttaagtcaacaatcattatgttgctcattttcaagaatgctggtttacaaaaagcacgccattgtctcatttcgtgaacaatggtacacataccattatttcctttcgtttcctttataatcggttacccaactgaagctataatacaaactttattgcgatatcgcacatgaaaacagtcacatgtgcacagccagagaagatccgatttaatcagttgagctgtttcaatgagtgttatcttggtttaatagcttttaatggggttaaagtcctgcaaaggtcgagatgaattctactgtagacatgactgcatcatgctcactgtcaatcactgaaattgcgaccacagttccaggtggtggccgcattgcattctctaaattcagtaaattttcatcgtcaaccgtgtaatttaatgggattattttgaaattttaaaacgcttgaaatatcacaaacaaataggcctatgttgataaataatataaatacaagctaaaaccgttggggttcgatatgaaccccacaaaattaaccgactatagagtgtatgcaataaacccaagcggaacgagagttgctaagtaaccgctacccgaaccataaacacatgcatgatcagacaacaagtgttcaatttccccatagcttcccacgttgtacacatgtcagtcgaatttggcggtgttggtttgtttgtcctccaagttatagcattgttcactttgttttgaacattgtacgtgggcctcactgtaataactcaaagataactgtgatcatcatttcaagaggtcactctcccgattaagctaaacaacctatgtggaggaatgTTATGCctgagcaatcacatcaatgacgtagtaatgaataccctctatagagtgtatgcaataaacccaagcggaacgagagttgctaagtaaccgctaaccgaaccataaacacatgcatgatcagagagcgagtcttcaatttccccatagcttcccacgttgtacacacgtcagtcgaatttggcggtgttcgtttgtttgtcctccaagttatagcattgttcactttgtgttgaacattgtaagtgggcctcactaatgacataaaggttactgttatatcatgtcaagaggccactttcatgaataagcttaacagcctatgtggaggaattgtatgcatgagcaatcacaccaatgacgtagtaatgaataccctctatacaccaatccgagaagcgtttactgtatttggccctctattgacggcaacacagatgtaccagagcgggagatttaattcgtaattcaatactcatgattgtgtattgaatatcactgttgtgtacaattcccgggtacaattctgtatagcacactaaataatggatggaacccccgacctcgggacaccgcagttttacatcggggacaccgcagtaatggcgaagtcggataggtgtatattggaaaatgccatacggccgggcggtttcacaagttgccggctcgatcatgtcatccgccgcctgcacagttctgaccttgtcccctttcatactttcatgtcgttgcgacaagaggcatgacttatcagccattcacaagtcttgattgtgtctgtttgtctacaatgcgcgtgtgtcacgccggtcGGCGGCAAGCAgtatgatagtatgaaaccagcactacgtcatagatatggccaattggcacgctcaataagcacggaaattatgaaatataagtttgtaaatcagctatatctagcttttccgtagttatttttttccgtgatggaaaacattaataaagagtttatctttcgggtcaagttattttaccctttgcaatcaatgccactattttgcaaaagcaattttccttgcgacctgtcattttccctatacttttgcacgggagtttatgtacatccgggtaccttatatcgtttaatacggtatggcgacttgtagatgtcacgtgcgcatttatatatgcgcatttatatatacaaccgaagtccactgtttagtaattgcgaatctcaaatattgcaaattgagttcgggcccttttttctgtttaacgCAATTGATTAGTGTAAAAACGATGCACCAaattggcttcaattggaccttcattttgcaaaattgtcaaacttctcaagggggaACATCCCCCAGACACCTCACAccccttgcgtagtggataatcattttcgctcttcttccgaCATTACCAAATTTAAGCcaaatgtacaccccctgtgtgggagattgaggtcgtgcattccataggggatgtatgaatttgtgcattgtgatgtgccctgattaatttgatttattactttatctttgtttacaatttaaagctatttcatgagatAAAGGAAACCCcttgcaagagtttgtgtgtaatgacattttgtgaatacagATACAGATTGTTctaacatatcgttatgaattcggcagagtgacacATCgcgaattttgagcaaattgagtttttgtatgcttatgattatgtttcaggttatcttttatttccaccaaaaattaatggtaaatcttactcagcgacgtagttattgaaattttgatttggacgaatcgcgcctaagtgcgataaatgaattcggcagagagacgaatcgtatacttagctgtacaaatcatgttgatctatagtattgtatagcgggaaacctcGAATTTTCtgtattacatgtcctatactaatatatttgataccaacgtatagctgtaggtatcttctatccagtgataccaaaataagtacaaacattccccacatgatattgctgtgtttaataatgtgagtgcgcgcccgtgaaattggaaaatcccggaaaatcatacgcaaaatataggccaatattgttatttttgctttaaaattcttaagttttttgctaaatattacaaggatgactatttataacttatatagcaagttaagacTACATAGACTTAGgataaccagtaatttctacacaaaagccccaaatcaagaatgtgtgctatggtttacacgtagttgaatgcgtattcgacctctctctgcgcagtggtagagacattttggatacagcataaagccgaatagctgttaaaacgcgttttgagggatatatcgattatttcaataattcgtgtacattcacttctataatatacatttcaaatgagtgctcacgaatgttctaaatttttagaaggaccaattgaatagtaccaagattttcaaacgccgtttactccgAACAGCAATtgtgcgtattcggcactctgccgtgttcataacgatatcataGATAGCAACTTACTGCCAATGTTAATAGCGTCAAACGTATTACCAAACTAGAGTACCTTTTGAACTTCGCTGTATCGAACGGAACCTGATATTGGAAACAACACACAAGATGTACAATAGCTTGATATGGATAATGAACGTGGTTtacaccataggcgtagatcgggagGGGGTGATGgggtataacccccccccccaatattttgatatgggATGTTGTCGCCTGTATATGGTTTTCTGACCAActgacctcatatttggccattttaacctaaaaagtgccacaTTTTGCGCGATTCGCGCGGCTTTATTccattttgtacaatatttcaccagtttagcttcaatatggcaaaatctCTCGCGCGCacttgtaccataaactttttgccgccaaaaggtgctgggttCACTAGACttgaagaatttttttccaacctcatccccccccctcccatgcatgtcaaaaagaaatctacgccacgggTTTACACTCGTCATACCAAGGAGAACCTCTAACGCTAAATGTAAACTTTGTTTCTGGCTAAGTAGCGTTAACATTTATTTACAAATTACAGTTTTACGATATTTCACATTAAAGATTTCGTGTCGTCAAACCCTTCACATGCCTAGATTTGGTCAACAACATGGAATGTGGATCATCGCCAATATTGCATTAATACCGTCATGTCCCTATTTTGATATATTTCTGTCGACATTAAAGATAATGTTGACCATTTGTCGACAATCATAGCCAATACAAGACGTTCtacagaaagcgtttaaatgtcgggttatggaaagggtataaaacgtttgaataacttcctaaaatattctaacatgatattttgcaaaaaaaatattatacactaaatatttgacaacatttgttttttcatatcaaacattttaaaaactttttcatgacctttataaatgttatcaaaacgttttgacaaaaccaaaacacgtttataacacgtttatcacgtttttaaaagaaaacatttttgtgtttgttgagaTTGCCTGTTGAAATACCGTACTCGTACGCCACCACTGTTTATACatgcatttaagggggtactacacccatcgataaatttgtgtttatttttgcatttttctcaaaaactaataacacagtggtaacaaaagttatgtatattataggggcaaggaatactactctggaatttcagtgacccaagacaagcggtttgttatttatgatcagaaataaggtaccgctaggatgtacctcgtttcctatcatatatactgaaccgcttgtcttgagtcactgaaatttcagtgtagtaattggattccttgccccaataatatacataacttttgttaccagtgtgtaattattttttgagaaaaatgcaaaaaaatcacaaattaacACATGGGTGTATTACCCCCTTAAACGTCGTTTGTCTGTGATACTTGCCTCGAGGAATACTAACTAGTACGCCACCACCATTACATTAAAAATGTTATTCCACTCAGTGTCAGTGACTGTCGACatgcacatatgtgatgcgatcaagcaaaatcagtcggaactcgcaaatattgattttgagatatagccaaacaaaggcaacatttccttttgtttcctcttgttttcgaaactctttaattgctcatatctttggaactggttgttcgattgcaattgggttttctgcaaaatacagctgtgTAAATGCGTTTTGCTAtcatgtaagaaactgaaaatttattgttgccaagttccgactgattttgcttgatcgcatcacatatggtggTGTGAGTTCATATTGCACTCCTCTCGTCGACATAATTATAAGCAGTGCCCCTCGGTGCTccctgcaagaaaaaaaaatagaatccAACGAGGGCTAAAAACATTTCCTTCCATggacactgaatacaaggcaagaGGATTTTGCTGGAACttatcttgggttactttcatttaaatgtacactgCGACATCATTATTGGGACAATTCCAACAAATGAGgcgtcataatgcgcagaaataaattctgctttgaatGTATATCCCACATTAGGCACACAGTTAACCGTTTTGGAATCATGGTCATtcattaaagggggtaattactttgtAGTAGATGTTTATATTGACGGGCCTCGTTAATTGCGGATTGATATTTATATGGTTTTTTCCTCTGCTCTATACAAGCCACCATTATAGGAAACAGCCTGGGCAATTGATACGAAAATGGGTTTACTTTTCAGGCGTAGTAACAAAAGCTTCATAACTCTCACATATTGTTTTCATTTGGTGGGAATAATATTGCGGAAGATGATGAAAGTCACGTCAAACACACCCAATCATAGACTACCAGCGGGATCTTGATGGCAACATAAGGGCATCTAACTAGAAAAGACTAGTGACTTTGGACTCATTTTGAATACAGTAGGTTAGTTGTTGCAGCAGGTTGGGCAACTTGAGACAGCCGTACATGTAGCTAAATACATCGAAAGGACGAAGCAACCTCACATTACCTTCTTCATTCTCTCATCTGACTCTTGAAAGGACTATTGATATGATTTGATTAGACAAAATAAAACGAGTCTTGAAGACACAATTGGAGAGTTTTACCACAATGGACGTAAAGACTGGTATGTAAAAATGTTATAGTACTAATAGaatacttgcttacttgcttatgtcgactcttgttgtcggactcccataatggctctccaaactgctctgtctagcatacaatttttgatgtctgggcctgttaATCCCGTATCATTTGCCAACatcttgatataatccttcttgggtggacctcttgttcgctttccatgtttgggctgccacataagaacaattgaagctgcttcctcttcgcttcttgcacagtgccctgcaaactttaaccttctaatcctgagcctccTCTCAGAGATTGGTAACAGATTCCCATACAGTTCTTTGTTGGTGGTTTGTGTCTGCCATGCGATATCTAGTGCCTTCCGCAAGCGAcgggtatagcagccatccataacttttctcattttggttgttattgtcCATGTTTCAGCGCCATATGTTAGTACCGATTCTACAGTGGTGGTAAATAACTTGATCTTTAGAGCTCTTGGCAGATTACTTTTCCAGTTCTTGTCCATGATGTTGCATGCTTTCCAAGCAAGTGCCTTTCTGATGTTGAAGTCCTTCTCACTACTGGCAGTCCATGAACCTAGATATTTGAAGTCCCGTACTATCTCCAATTCGCTTCCGTCCAATGTTTTTATTAAAGACAGCATTGCCTTGGTCTTCTTGGCATTCATTCCTAGTCCTACTTTTTGTGCAGCAGCTTCAACAAGATGTAACAGTTCTTGCGCGTCTTTGAGGTTGTCAGCTAGAAGAGCACTACCGTCTGTAAAATCCAGGTATGTGATTGTGCGCGGGCATATTCGCCTGCTTTTCCTGGGCTCCAGAGTAAAGCCAAGTCGCTCTTCATTGCCTTCCATAGCCTTCCTTAAAACATAATCAAGGACTACGATAAAGAGGAATGGTGCCAGAGTGTCTCCCTGCAGAGCCCCTGCTTGGATCTCAAAATCCATCAGGTGATGTGACATGAGCTAGAGTATGTTGGTACATGCATCCTATGGCAGCCACTAGCCTCTCTGGGACTCCATATGCTATCATTATGTCAACCATTTTCCCACGGTGGATGGTATCAAATGCCTTTTTGAAATCGATGAATATTACTGCTGTTGTTCTTGACTTCCTCAATTATCCTCCTTAGAGCAAGCATTTGCGACACCGTAGATCTCCCAGGTCGAAAACCATGCTGGTTAAATCTCAGGACCGGGTCAAGGTAAGGGCGAATCTTATTGAGTAGCAGCCTGTTGAATGTTTTTGCTACGATGGATGATAAACATATTCCCCTGTAGTTCTTCTCTTAAATCCACTTTTGGGGATTGGTATGAGGTTGAGAATTGACCACTGGTCAGGTTTCTTTCCATTCATCAATGCCTCATTACAGAAGTTGAGGACTATGTCATCAAGGTTGCAGCGTTTTAGGACTTCAGGTGGAATCCCATCCTCACCGGTGCTTTTCCCTTTGATTTGGCAGTGTCATATTCACCCTGATCCAAAGCATCAGTTCGCATGTTAAACTCTTGGTATACTTGACCTGTGGCTTCATACTCATCGGTTACATCTGGTGGGTCTCCAAGTAGTTGCTGGAAGTGTTGGAACCAAGCATTCGGTCTTTCACCTTGCGTGTTCCCTTTTATTTGACCTTTTTTAGCAGTTTTACGCCCACTGACTTCGTTGATGAGGTCACAAGCTGCCTTATGCTGGCAGTTGATGTTACAATTCTCCACCTCCTTAATCTTTCTTTTAAGGATTTGTTCATTTGCCTCTTCATAAACCTTTCTCAGGTGATGCTTCTTAGACTGCAGTTCTGATCTTGACATCTTGAGCCTGAATagaatcagtggcggcgccaggattttgttcggggggggggggggcattgggggtaaagtgaatttcaggggggcaagacaaatatttgggggaaaatgAAAATGACCCTTGCCCCCCCGCCCCCCGTAGCGTCGCCACTGAATAGAATACTAACATACTGCATACTAATAACAAAAGCAATGTCATGAAGACTCTAAACCTagattaccaaataaagtaatcaataaaTTGATAACTTGAAgctataccaatttgaatggaaaaagacacagtgcagttttgtccacggcaaattcatcgtgaccttttcagccataaacccgcttagtgaagattaaaccgaaatatgcagtactaaaccattatagtaatcgattgtccaatgcacatttcttaccaagtgataatattaatccaatgagcgatcgaattgtccgctacggtcgactaatccaatcgataatgatgctattgacatgtacgggtggagctccactgactgagttttggggatttttcactggtttgctatcatttgctcatcaaggcgctccaccgttattataaggactatgctaataatttaaagattgacatgtagaaaataaaccatacttgattgacagaaagtactaaatttgtacctattacggtttggtggcactcctctttcaaacgcgaccaagtcagggcggcccggtgaagcaaaatgtgcattggattaacacgggagtttggataagatggtagatttcctttctcatacaaatgcatggtcccccgcacagtgtcaacaccctgtattataaatattttttccatacagctccattctccgttgaaatcaatattccatttgacacagataaagaaagtttacatatgcattgtgttataggacttgcacctggaacttaactgaatgggctaaacgtgttcctttatacctataaagtataattgtaattctcaaaattaaatatataacaatttttacttggatttcaaaatctttacttataaaatgcagtaaaagatatccacagcaagctgcaaggccccgctaattagtgtattgcttttcaagttagtgtactggaaacaaaaccctggttttacctgaaaacaaatcgatttttcttgtaatagaaacatcatatggggtactagagcatgcacaaatcgtaataatgtgtaaatCCTAAATCGTAAATCCTGTGTTGTGTgcgtacatgtagttaacaataactgcatgatgagagCCTTTCAAAATTGACACATTTCAGGTAGATTCCCACCAGCTTTTGTAGTGGGATCATTATAGCGTAACAGATCAACGCGCACTCGCTCAGTCTCGCTGTGCTCTCTACGAggtattattattttcaaaaaaaaatctatgTAAATCTTTGTCACACTTGAAATGCTCTTTTTTCATTCACATTGGTATAAGTTATTATACGTGTTCTGACATGCTGTGACCCCGAGgttcccgacattgcccttatgatcTCTAATCCCCCTGGTTAGCGAGTtcgcgaacccgctaaaaacttactaattgatAAGAATAGagattatccactttactcatgtgtgacaacaaaaggcgctggttcccgtagtattcctcattcaaaccatttcaatgcacgaccgcggagttacctgcatgactttggcgggctattttgaaacagccatggttgcacatgcaggtacttcttttgaaagtcctgaacaaggtatagcagtcgctgattggatatgcagcttatacgctggcgaagttacgtaataatcggattaactaccatagcaataataggtgaaaacaatttttgaatataccgcgctgcactgataccgTCACGCGATAcatcttcattgaaccatatcaagctgattacttgcacctgtaagattagtatctttgaaaagaccagtattgtattcaatctatga
The Amphiura filiformis chromosome 3, Afil_fr2py, whole genome shotgun sequence DNA segment above includes these coding regions:
- the LOC140147168 gene encoding uncharacterized protein; this encodes MSHHLMDFEIQAGALQGDTLAPFLFIVVLDYVLRKAMEGNEERLGFTLEPRKSRRICPRTITYLDFTDGSALLADNLKDAQELLHLVEAAAQKVGLGMNAKKTKAMLSLIKTLDGSELEIVRDFKYLGSWTASSEKDFNIRKALAWKACNIMDKNWKSNLPRALKIKLFTTTVESGAPRGTAYNYVDERSAI